A single window of Lynx canadensis isolate LIC74 chromosome C2, mLynCan4.pri.v2, whole genome shotgun sequence DNA harbors:
- the TRIM42 gene encoding tripartite motif-containing protein 42 has protein sequence METAMCVCSPCCTWQRCCPQLCSCLCCKFLFTSERNCTCFPCPYKDERNCQCCHCTCSENPNCHWCCCSWANDPNCKCCCTTSSNLQCYYYESRCCRNATITFHKGRLRSIRTSSKTALRIGSSDTQVDEVKTMPANSNLVHHLSCPLCNRLHLHSFMLPCNHSLCEKCLRQLQKHAEVTENFFILVCPVCSRSHCMPYSHKMQLPENYLRGRLTKRYMQQHGYLKWRFDRSTGPTLCQVCRSRRIAYKRCITCRLNLCNDCLKAFHSDVAMQDHVFVDTSSEDQDEKICIHHPSSRIVEYCSQDNQLLCTFCKTAFHNGHDTVNLIDACSERAAALFSAIAKFKAVRYEIDNDLMEFNILKNSFKADKEMKRKEIRNGFLKLRNILQEKEKYIMEQIENLEVSRQKEIEKYVYVTTMKVNEMDGLIAYSKEALKETGQVAFLQSAKILVDQIEDGIQSTFRPDPQLRLHSLHCMPLDFAELSNAIHQLFPTGPKKVCSSGESLPSPYPMHSEMMISRKVTFSTHSFGNQQIYQRSSSLLSFNTTSGEKAKMGLEAYGRAQSATPAKPTDGLCTYWSAGAENQPVQNSSSFHNWYSFNDDSVKTPGPIVIYQTLVYPRAAKVYWTCPTEDVDSFEMEFYELVTTPPNNVQTELCGQIRDIMQQNLELHNLTPNTEYLFKVRAINNNGPGQWSDICKVVTPDGRGKNRAKWGLLKNIQTALQKRF, from the exons ATGGAGACTGCCATGTGTGTTTGCTCTCCATGTTGTACATGGCAGAGATGTTGTCCTCAACTATGCTCCTGTCTGTGCTGCAAGTTCCTCTTCACCTCAGAGCGGAACTGCACCTGCTTCCCCTGCCCGTACAAAGATGAGCGCAATTGCCAGTGCTGCCACTGCACCTGCTCTGAGAACCCCAACTGCCACTGGTGCTGCTGCTCCTGGGCCAATGACCCCAACTGCAAGTGCTGCTGCACGACCAGCAGCAACCTCCAGTGCTACTACTATGAGAGCCGCTGCTGCCGCAATGCCACCATCACGTTCCACAAGGGCCGCCTCAGGAGCATCCGCACCTC CTCCAAGACTGCGCTGCGCATCGGCAGCAGCGACACCCAGGTCGATGAGGTGAAGACGATGCCCGCCAACAGCAACCTGGTGCACCATCTCTCCTGCCCCCTGTGTAACCGGCTGCACCTGCACTCGTTCATGCTGCCCTGCAACCACAGCCTGTGCGAGAAGTGCCTGCGGCAGCTGCAGAAGCACGCCGAGGTCACCGAGAACTTCTTCATCCTCGTCTGCCCCGTGTGCAGCCGCTCGCACTGCATGCCCTACAGCCACAAGATGCAGCTGCCCGAGAACTACCTGCGCGGGCGCCTCACCAAGCGCTACATGCAGCAGCACGGCTACCTCAAGTGGCGCTTCGACCGCTCCACCGGGCCCACCCTTTGCCAGGTGTGCCGCAGTCGGCGCATCGCCTACAAGCGCTGCATCACGTGCCGCCTCAACCTCTGCAACGACTGCCTCAAGGCCTTCCACTCGGACGTGGCCATGCAGGACCACGTCTTCGTGGACACCAGCTCCGAGGACCAGGACGAGAAGATCTGCATCCACCACCCGTCCAGCCGCATCGTCGAGTACTGCAGCCAGGACAACCAGCTGCTCTGCACCTTCTGCAAGACGGCATTCCACAACGGCCACGACACCGTCAACCTCATCGACGCCTGCTCCGAGAGGGCGGCCGCCCTCTTCAGCGCCATCGCCAAGTTCAAAGCAG TCCGCTATGAGATTGATAACGACCTAATGGagttcaacattttaaaaaacagctttaaagCGGACAAGGAGATGAAGCGAAAAGAGATTCGAAATGGATTTCTCAAGCTGCGCAACATTCTACAGGAGAAGGAGAAGTACATCATGGAGCAGATAGAGAATCTAGAGGTGTCCAGGCAGAAGGAGATTGAAAAATACGTGTACGTCACAACCATGAAAGTGAACGAAATGGATGGTCTGATCGCCTATTCCAAGGAAGCACTGAAGGAGACAGGCCAGGTGGCATTCCTGCAGTCGGCCAAAATTCTGGTGGACCAGATCGAGGATGGCATCCAGAGCACTTTTAGGCCTGACCCACAACTCCGGCTACACTCCTTGCACTGCATGCCCTTGGACTTCGCTGAGCTCTCCAATGCCATCCACCAGCTCTTCCCCACAGGGCCCAAGAAGGTATGCTCCTCAGGGgagtccctgccctccccttaTCCCATGCACTCAGAAATGATGATCTCCAGGAAGGTCACTTTCAGCACTCACAGCTTTGGCAACCAGCAGATATACCAGCGAAGTTCCTCCTTGCTGTCCTTCAACACCACCAGTGGTGAGAAGGCCAAAATGGGTCTGGAAGCCTATGGGCGAGCCCAGTCAGCCACACCTGCCAAACCCACAGATGGCCTCTGTACCTACTGGAGCGCAGGGGCAGAAAACCAGCCTGTGCAGAACAGCAGCAGCTTCCACAACTGGTACTCATTCAATGATGATTCTGTGAAGACCCCAGGCCCAATTGTCATCTACCAGACTCTGGTGTATCCTAGAGCTGCCAAG GTTTATTGGACATGCCCAACAGAAGATGTGGACTCTTTTGAGATGGAATTTTATGAACTCGTTACTACCCCTCCTAACAATGTACAGACAGAGCTCTGTGGGCAAATTCGGGATATAATGCAGCAGAATCTGGAGCTGCACAACCTGACCCCCAACACTGAGTATCTGTTTAAAGTTAGAGCCATCAACAATAATGGTCCTGGACAATGGAGTGACATCTGCAAG